A genomic window from Carassius auratus strain Wakin chromosome 19, ASM336829v1, whole genome shotgun sequence includes:
- the nup153 gene encoding nuclear pore complex protein Nup153 isoform X1: MAATGGGKIRSRRYHIASKPYAKGKQQPGLISRVTDTVKSIVPSWLQKYFKNGEVQEGDNGTVGVDRNNVAPPPNGNDEVTPLPDGRDSPEPSTSNTEPSTSKASLNFPEALSRPPLNRTHLHFPSLDGSPALGGASSHFSQPSTSTAPFSGSPFAVTSNFSLVKEIKDSSSQHEDDNISTTSGFSSRASDKDVPMSKTVPVLWSPETERTHSGSQTTHSGLKKPAFNLSVFGTSSSSVLNSSVLNSSQLGDSPFYPGKTTYGGAAAMRSARSRPATPYQPPVRRQIKAKPAGAQPCGVTSATARRILQSLERMSSPLADAKRIPSTVSSPLSASLNHTDLDISNFQAKRKRLEPSVPPVQKLVVPAAAAVSGNRSMSFRPSLTPGGVNRGVEKSNKETPVRQSPSVSDRAQAPSPSTSSLSYPLSSTPVTSSAGSGGGKMKRERAIRPSSKRPEDEVAEEPDLPPASLPSNFTLPTFNFSSPPPTSSLTSSTTPLIIVSEELVANKESAAPSTPPSVPFTFSSPIVKATAASPPSFSPSSGFTFSAPTMKTGPSYSNGKIVPTVAPVKSVASEEKEFEGPFKPAKVLKQGSVLDILKGPGFASPARNSVDKPLLSASTSSAPLGFGDKFRPPAGSWSCGTCLLQNKSSDKKCVACLAPQPNTDSSSKPDSKSTGALSSISSLFAPPAGSWDCDTCLVRNKPDVVKCVACDTAKPGTGVKSSLTLPAVSESSSTLSSTSSTTTTTTASSATGLLGFGDKFKKPEGSWDCDVCMVQNKAQDVKCVACQSSKPGAVATAVLTPASAPASAAGFGDKFKKPEGSWECEVCCVQNKAEDQQCVACTSAKPGAKIESKGFSSSFGVQSNSTDSSSSGFKFGTGSTDLTSAGLKFGGTFSDTTSTTGGFTFGFGSSDSTSKSEGFKFGGFSSDAASGGVKLGSSSSDSTATKETVSKAFTFGSSMDDSLEKKTKSQDSSAGFKFGGSNGINFSSQASGTENSFLFGAKPSEKGSSNSSFSFSVPQSKAEKDDAPASSETVSITTTTTAANVIPIFGKSLVAESSATKFGESSTKEQTPVTSTFTFGKTEEKKDTSLPPTGFLFGASKEADKPAPTLGFSFGEPDPPKDFPKPTLTFGKPAESAEPPKPSFSFGQSMTDTSAPKPTFGFMANSSSTPASSSSTPSLFSTPISSSLAPTPAPSSTFVFGQNTSSEQTMAKTFVFGQQPQDSQPAPPAAPPAAPAPAQPFQFGSGTNSSSPAFTFGAAASSTSASNAPAPPANPSPFVFSSATPQSGFGSGQTPIFGQSASQPSVPAFASAAPSFSATASPASAFGATPSSAPVFGQQANPAPTFGSTASSTGQGGFQFGSTGGFGASGNNNSVFAFGAGSAAPATPAASPAMPALNPPSGGGFSFGQPPAFNIGSGKSPFTATPSGQNSIAGRKIKTAVRRRK, from the exons ATGGCGGCGACAGGAGGAGGGAAAATCAGATCAAGAAGATACCACATCGCTTCAAAACCTTATGCCAAAGGCAAACAG CAGCCTGGCCTGATCAGTCGAGTGACAGATACAGTGAAGAGCATAGTCCCCTCCTGGCTgcagaaatatttcaaaaatggAGAAGTTCAAGAGGGTGATAACGGCACAGTCGGGGTGGACCGGAATAACGTGGCTCCTCCCCCCAACGGCAATGACGAAGTCACCCCACTCCCAGATGGACGAGATTCTCCAGAGCCGAGCACAAGTAACACAG AACCATCTACAAGCAAAGCGTCACTGAACTTCCCGGAAGCTCTGTCGAGACCCCCGCTCAATCGCACCCACCTGCACTTCCCCTCCCTGGATGGTTCCCCTGCGTTAGGCGGCGCAAGCTCCCACTTCTCTCAGCCCTCCACGTCCACAGCACCCTTCTCAGGGAGCCCTTTTGCTGTAACCTCCAACTTCTCCCTGGTGAAAGAGATTAAGGACTCCAGCTCTCAGCATGAGGATGACAACATCTCGACTACCAGTGGCTTTTCATCACGTGCATCTGATAAAG ATGTTCCCATGTCAAAGACTGTGCCGGTCCTCTGGTCCCCAGAGACAGAACGCACACATTCTGGATCGCAGACAACCCACTCTGGGCTCAAGAAACCAGCCTTCAACCTGTCAGTCTTTGGCACTTCTTCATCA TCAGTGTTGAACAGTTCAGTATTGAACTCTAGTCAGTTGGGGGATTCACCCTTCTACCCGGGGAAGACCACGTATGGAGGAGCTGCTGCGATGAGATCGGCTCGTTCACGCCCGGCTACACCTTACCAG CCTCCTGTTAGAAGACAGATAAAGGCAAAGCCAGCTGGAGCTCAACCCTGTGGAGTTACCAGTGCCACAGCGAGACGCATCCTACAGTCCCTGGAGCGCATGTCCAGTCCTCTTGCT GATGCAAAACGAATACCGTCTACGGTTTCATCACCTCTGTCCGCT tcactgAATCACACAGACCTTGACATTTCAAATTTCCAGGCAAAGAGGAAACGG CTGGAGCCATCAGTCCCTCCTGTGCAGAAGCTGGTGGTCCCTGCAGCTGCTGCAGTGTCTGGTAACCGCTCGATGTCCTTCAGACCATCACTAACTCCAGGTGGAGTGAACAGAGGAGTGGAGAAAAGCAACAAGGAGACT CCGGTCAGACAATCCCCTTCAGTTTCAGATCGTGCCCAGGCTCCCTCTCCCAG CACAAGCAGTTTGTCCTACCCCCTATCCAGCACCCCAGTGACCAGCAGTGCTGGTTCAGGAGGGGGCAAAATGAAGAGGGAAAGGGCCATTAGACCTTCATCCAAAAGACCTGAAGATGAG GTTGCTGAGGAACCAGACCTTCCACCTGCCTCTCTTCCCAGCAATTTTACTTTACCAACATTTAATTTCTCCTCTCCACCCCCAACCTCTTCACTCACCTCGAGCACAACACCACTTATAATTGTCTCAGAGGAACTGGTAGCAAATAAG gAGTCAGCAGCACCATCCACACCACCATCTGTTCCCTTCACGTTCTCTTCGCCTATCGTCAAGGCAACAGCTGCTAGTCCTCCATCTTTCTCTCCATCA TCTGGATTCACCTTCAGTGCGCCTACTATGAAAACAGGCCCCTCTTACTCCAATGGGAAAATTGTTCCAACAGTAGCACCAG TCAAATCAGTGGCCAGTGAAGAAAAGGAGTTTGAAGGACCCTTCAAACCAGCGAAAGTCTTAAAGCAGGGCAGTGTATTGGACATACTTAAAGGACCTG GATTTGCGTCTCCTGCTCGGAACTCAGTTGATAAGCCTTTACTGTCTGCATCAACATCCTCTGCTCCTCTTGGTTTTGGTGATAAGTTTAGGCCACCTGCAGGGTCATGGAGCTGTGGCACTTGCCTATTGCAAAACAAGTCCTCGGACAAAAAATGTGTGGCTTGTCTCGCTCCACAACCCAACACAGACTCTTCCTCTAAACCGGACAGTAAATCCACAGGAGCTCTTTCAAGCATCAGTTCCCTCTTCGCTCCTCCAGCTGGTAGCTGGGACTGTGACACATGTTTAGTAAGGAACAAACCGGATGTAGTTAAATGTGTAGCTTGTGACACGGCCAAACCTGGGACTGGAGTAAAATCCAGCCTGACTCTACCAGCTGTTTCTGAGTCCTCATCCACCCTCTCTTCCACCTCTTCTACAACCACCACAACAACTGCTTCTTCAGCAACTGGACTGTTAGGATTTGGGGACAAATTTAAAAAGCCAGAAGGGTCTTGGGATTGTGATGTATGCATGGTTCAAAACAAGGCACAGGATGTGAAATGTGTAGCCTGTCAGAGCTCTAAACCAG GAGCTGTAGCCACAGCTGTCTTGACTCCAGCCTCTGCACCTGCAAGCGCTGCAGGATTTGGGGACAAGTTCAAGAAACCTGAGGGGAGCTGGGAGTGTGAGGTGTGCTGTGTTCAGAATAAGGCAGAGGACCAGCAGTGTGTGGCCTGCACGTCAGCAAAACCAGGAGCTAAAATAGAGTCCAAAG GTTTCAGTTCATCATTTGGCGTTCAGTCCAACAGTACAGACTCAAGTTCATCCGGTTTTAAGTTTGGTACCGGCTCTACGGATTTGACCTCTGCTGGGCTGAAGTTTGGAGGCACATTCTCAGATACTACTTCCACCACGGGAGGGTTTACATTTGGATTTGGGTCCTCCGACTCAACCTCCAAATCAGAGGGCTTCAAATTTGGAGGCTTCTCCTCGGATGCAGCTTCTGGTGGGGTAAAACTTGGTAGTTCCTCATCAGATTCCACAGCAACAAAAGAGACCGTGTCAAAGGCCTTTACATTTGGTTCATCAATGGATGACTCGCTTGAAAAAAAGACTAAATCTCAGGATTCTAGTGCAGGATTTAAATTTGGTGGCAGTAATGGAATCAATTTCAGTTCTCAAGCTTCTGGCACAGAAAACTCATTTTTGTTTGGAGCTAAACCCAGTGAGAAAGGAAGCTCAAATTCATCATTTAGTTTCTCTGTGCCGCAGTCCAAAGCTGAGAAAGATGATGCTCCTGCTTCCTCAGAAACCGTTTCAATCACCACCACAACGACGGCAGCAAACGTCATTCCTATTTTTGGCAAGTCTTTAGTAGCTGAATCTTCTGCAACAAAGTTTGGGGAATCATCTACGAAAGAGCAAACGCCGGTGACGTCCACCTTTACCTTTGGAAAAACAGAAGAGAAAAAGGACACCTCTCTACCCCCCACTGGGTTCTTATTTGGTGCTTCCAAGGAAGCTGACAAACCGGCACCAACCTTGGGCTTCTCTTTCGGTGAGCCGGACCCTCCAAAGGATTTTCCCAAGCCTACGCTCACATTTGGGAAACCTGCTGAGTCAGCAGAACCTCCAAAGCCATCGTTTAGTTTTGGACAAAGTATGACAG ACACATCTGCTCCAAAGCCCACTTTTGGCTTTATGGCCAACTCCTCAAGTACCCCAGCTTCCTCCAGCTCCACCCCCAGCCTTTTCAGCACTCCCATTAGCTCTTCCCTGGCTCCCACACCTGCTCCCtcaagtacatttgtatttggccAGAATACCTCCTCTGAACAAACCATGGCAAAGACTTTTGTGTTTGGACAGCAGCCGCAGGATAGCCAGCCGGCACCTCCCGCTGCACCTCCTGCTGCACCTGCCCCAGCACAGCCTTTTCAGTTTGGCTCGGGCACAAACTCCTCCTCCCCTGCTTTTACTTTTGGTGCTGCTGCGTCCTCCACCTCAGCCTCTAACG ctccagctccacctgccaACCCTTCTCCATTTGTCTTCAGTTCTGCCACACCTCAATCTGGCTTTGGCTCTGGACAGACTCCCATCTTTGGACAAAGCGCATCTCAACCCAGTGTTCCTGCATTTGCGTCAGCAGCACCTTCATTCTCCGCAACTGCTTCCCCAGCTTCTGCTTTCGGAGCTACACCCAGTTCTGCTCCTGTATTCGGTCAGCAAGCCAACCCTGCACCTACGTTTGGATCTACTGCTTCCTCCACCGGCCAAG GAGGTTTCCAGTTTGGAAGCACTGGTGGATTTGGAGCATCAGGAAACAACAATAGTGTGTTTGCCTTTGGAGCCGGATCAGCAGCTCCGGCAACTCCTGCCGCCAGTCCTGCCATGCCTGCTTTAAATCCTCCCTCTGGTGGGGGCTTCAGCTTTGGTCAGCCCCCTGCTTTTAACATTGG GTCAGGAAAGAGTCCTTTCACTGCAACACCATCTGGGCAGAATTCAATCGCTGGACGCAAAATCAAAACTGCTGTTCGACGCAGGAAGTAA
- the nup153 gene encoding nuclear pore complex protein Nup153 isoform X2, with protein sequence MAATGGGKIRSRRYHIASKPYAKGKQQPGLISRVTDTVKSIVPSWLQKYFKNGEVQEGDNGTVGVDRNNVAPPPNGNDEVTPLPDGRDSPEPSTSNTEPSTSKASLNFPEALSRPPLNRTHLHFPSLDGSPALGGASSHFSQPSTSTAPFSGSPFAVTSNFSLVKEIKDSSSQHEDDNISTTSGFSSRASDKDVPMSKTVPVLWSPETERTHSGSQTTHSGLKKPAFNLSVFGTSSSSVLNSSVLNSSQLGDSPFYPGKTTYGGAAAMRSARSRPATPYQPPVRRQIKAKPAGAQPCGVTSATARRILQSLERMSSPLADAKRIPSTVSSPLSASLNHTDLDISNFQAKRKRLEPSVPPVQKLVVPAAAAVSGNRSMSFRPSLTPGGVNRGVEKSNKPVRQSPSVSDRAQAPSPSTSSLSYPLSSTPVTSSAGSGGGKMKRERAIRPSSKRPEDEVAEEPDLPPASLPSNFTLPTFNFSSPPPTSSLTSSTTPLIIVSEELVANKESAAPSTPPSVPFTFSSPIVKATAASPPSFSPSSGFTFSAPTMKTGPSYSNGKIVPTVAPVKSVASEEKEFEGPFKPAKVLKQGSVLDILKGPGFASPARNSVDKPLLSASTSSAPLGFGDKFRPPAGSWSCGTCLLQNKSSDKKCVACLAPQPNTDSSSKPDSKSTGALSSISSLFAPPAGSWDCDTCLVRNKPDVVKCVACDTAKPGTGVKSSLTLPAVSESSSTLSSTSSTTTTTTASSATGLLGFGDKFKKPEGSWDCDVCMVQNKAQDVKCVACQSSKPGAVATAVLTPASAPASAAGFGDKFKKPEGSWECEVCCVQNKAEDQQCVACTSAKPGAKIESKGFSSSFGVQSNSTDSSSSGFKFGTGSTDLTSAGLKFGGTFSDTTSTTGGFTFGFGSSDSTSKSEGFKFGGFSSDAASGGVKLGSSSSDSTATKETVSKAFTFGSSMDDSLEKKTKSQDSSAGFKFGGSNGINFSSQASGTENSFLFGAKPSEKGSSNSSFSFSVPQSKAEKDDAPASSETVSITTTTTAANVIPIFGKSLVAESSATKFGESSTKEQTPVTSTFTFGKTEEKKDTSLPPTGFLFGASKEADKPAPTLGFSFGEPDPPKDFPKPTLTFGKPAESAEPPKPSFSFGQSMTDTSAPKPTFGFMANSSSTPASSSSTPSLFSTPISSSLAPTPAPSSTFVFGQNTSSEQTMAKTFVFGQQPQDSQPAPPAAPPAAPAPAQPFQFGSGTNSSSPAFTFGAAASSTSASNAPAPPANPSPFVFSSATPQSGFGSGQTPIFGQSASQPSVPAFASAAPSFSATASPASAFGATPSSAPVFGQQANPAPTFGSTASSTGQGGFQFGSTGGFGASGNNNSVFAFGAGSAAPATPAASPAMPALNPPSGGGFSFGQPPAFNIGSGKSPFTATPSGQNSIAGRKIKTAVRRRK encoded by the exons ATGGCGGCGACAGGAGGAGGGAAAATCAGATCAAGAAGATACCACATCGCTTCAAAACCTTATGCCAAAGGCAAACAG CAGCCTGGCCTGATCAGTCGAGTGACAGATACAGTGAAGAGCATAGTCCCCTCCTGGCTgcagaaatatttcaaaaatggAGAAGTTCAAGAGGGTGATAACGGCACAGTCGGGGTGGACCGGAATAACGTGGCTCCTCCCCCCAACGGCAATGACGAAGTCACCCCACTCCCAGATGGACGAGATTCTCCAGAGCCGAGCACAAGTAACACAG AACCATCTACAAGCAAAGCGTCACTGAACTTCCCGGAAGCTCTGTCGAGACCCCCGCTCAATCGCACCCACCTGCACTTCCCCTCCCTGGATGGTTCCCCTGCGTTAGGCGGCGCAAGCTCCCACTTCTCTCAGCCCTCCACGTCCACAGCACCCTTCTCAGGGAGCCCTTTTGCTGTAACCTCCAACTTCTCCCTGGTGAAAGAGATTAAGGACTCCAGCTCTCAGCATGAGGATGACAACATCTCGACTACCAGTGGCTTTTCATCACGTGCATCTGATAAAG ATGTTCCCATGTCAAAGACTGTGCCGGTCCTCTGGTCCCCAGAGACAGAACGCACACATTCTGGATCGCAGACAACCCACTCTGGGCTCAAGAAACCAGCCTTCAACCTGTCAGTCTTTGGCACTTCTTCATCA TCAGTGTTGAACAGTTCAGTATTGAACTCTAGTCAGTTGGGGGATTCACCCTTCTACCCGGGGAAGACCACGTATGGAGGAGCTGCTGCGATGAGATCGGCTCGTTCACGCCCGGCTACACCTTACCAG CCTCCTGTTAGAAGACAGATAAAGGCAAAGCCAGCTGGAGCTCAACCCTGTGGAGTTACCAGTGCCACAGCGAGACGCATCCTACAGTCCCTGGAGCGCATGTCCAGTCCTCTTGCT GATGCAAAACGAATACCGTCTACGGTTTCATCACCTCTGTCCGCT tcactgAATCACACAGACCTTGACATTTCAAATTTCCAGGCAAAGAGGAAACGG CTGGAGCCATCAGTCCCTCCTGTGCAGAAGCTGGTGGTCCCTGCAGCTGCTGCAGTGTCTGGTAACCGCTCGATGTCCTTCAGACCATCACTAACTCCAGGTGGAGTGAACAGAGGAGTGGAGAAAAGCAACAAG CCGGTCAGACAATCCCCTTCAGTTTCAGATCGTGCCCAGGCTCCCTCTCCCAG CACAAGCAGTTTGTCCTACCCCCTATCCAGCACCCCAGTGACCAGCAGTGCTGGTTCAGGAGGGGGCAAAATGAAGAGGGAAAGGGCCATTAGACCTTCATCCAAAAGACCTGAAGATGAG GTTGCTGAGGAACCAGACCTTCCACCTGCCTCTCTTCCCAGCAATTTTACTTTACCAACATTTAATTTCTCCTCTCCACCCCCAACCTCTTCACTCACCTCGAGCACAACACCACTTATAATTGTCTCAGAGGAACTGGTAGCAAATAAG gAGTCAGCAGCACCATCCACACCACCATCTGTTCCCTTCACGTTCTCTTCGCCTATCGTCAAGGCAACAGCTGCTAGTCCTCCATCTTTCTCTCCATCA TCTGGATTCACCTTCAGTGCGCCTACTATGAAAACAGGCCCCTCTTACTCCAATGGGAAAATTGTTCCAACAGTAGCACCAG TCAAATCAGTGGCCAGTGAAGAAAAGGAGTTTGAAGGACCCTTCAAACCAGCGAAAGTCTTAAAGCAGGGCAGTGTATTGGACATACTTAAAGGACCTG GATTTGCGTCTCCTGCTCGGAACTCAGTTGATAAGCCTTTACTGTCTGCATCAACATCCTCTGCTCCTCTTGGTTTTGGTGATAAGTTTAGGCCACCTGCAGGGTCATGGAGCTGTGGCACTTGCCTATTGCAAAACAAGTCCTCGGACAAAAAATGTGTGGCTTGTCTCGCTCCACAACCCAACACAGACTCTTCCTCTAAACCGGACAGTAAATCCACAGGAGCTCTTTCAAGCATCAGTTCCCTCTTCGCTCCTCCAGCTGGTAGCTGGGACTGTGACACATGTTTAGTAAGGAACAAACCGGATGTAGTTAAATGTGTAGCTTGTGACACGGCCAAACCTGGGACTGGAGTAAAATCCAGCCTGACTCTACCAGCTGTTTCTGAGTCCTCATCCACCCTCTCTTCCACCTCTTCTACAACCACCACAACAACTGCTTCTTCAGCAACTGGACTGTTAGGATTTGGGGACAAATTTAAAAAGCCAGAAGGGTCTTGGGATTGTGATGTATGCATGGTTCAAAACAAGGCACAGGATGTGAAATGTGTAGCCTGTCAGAGCTCTAAACCAG GAGCTGTAGCCACAGCTGTCTTGACTCCAGCCTCTGCACCTGCAAGCGCTGCAGGATTTGGGGACAAGTTCAAGAAACCTGAGGGGAGCTGGGAGTGTGAGGTGTGCTGTGTTCAGAATAAGGCAGAGGACCAGCAGTGTGTGGCCTGCACGTCAGCAAAACCAGGAGCTAAAATAGAGTCCAAAG GTTTCAGTTCATCATTTGGCGTTCAGTCCAACAGTACAGACTCAAGTTCATCCGGTTTTAAGTTTGGTACCGGCTCTACGGATTTGACCTCTGCTGGGCTGAAGTTTGGAGGCACATTCTCAGATACTACTTCCACCACGGGAGGGTTTACATTTGGATTTGGGTCCTCCGACTCAACCTCCAAATCAGAGGGCTTCAAATTTGGAGGCTTCTCCTCGGATGCAGCTTCTGGTGGGGTAAAACTTGGTAGTTCCTCATCAGATTCCACAGCAACAAAAGAGACCGTGTCAAAGGCCTTTACATTTGGTTCATCAATGGATGACTCGCTTGAAAAAAAGACTAAATCTCAGGATTCTAGTGCAGGATTTAAATTTGGTGGCAGTAATGGAATCAATTTCAGTTCTCAAGCTTCTGGCACAGAAAACTCATTTTTGTTTGGAGCTAAACCCAGTGAGAAAGGAAGCTCAAATTCATCATTTAGTTTCTCTGTGCCGCAGTCCAAAGCTGAGAAAGATGATGCTCCTGCTTCCTCAGAAACCGTTTCAATCACCACCACAACGACGGCAGCAAACGTCATTCCTATTTTTGGCAAGTCTTTAGTAGCTGAATCTTCTGCAACAAAGTTTGGGGAATCATCTACGAAAGAGCAAACGCCGGTGACGTCCACCTTTACCTTTGGAAAAACAGAAGAGAAAAAGGACACCTCTCTACCCCCCACTGGGTTCTTATTTGGTGCTTCCAAGGAAGCTGACAAACCGGCACCAACCTTGGGCTTCTCTTTCGGTGAGCCGGACCCTCCAAAGGATTTTCCCAAGCCTACGCTCACATTTGGGAAACCTGCTGAGTCAGCAGAACCTCCAAAGCCATCGTTTAGTTTTGGACAAAGTATGACAG ACACATCTGCTCCAAAGCCCACTTTTGGCTTTATGGCCAACTCCTCAAGTACCCCAGCTTCCTCCAGCTCCACCCCCAGCCTTTTCAGCACTCCCATTAGCTCTTCCCTGGCTCCCACACCTGCTCCCtcaagtacatttgtatttggccAGAATACCTCCTCTGAACAAACCATGGCAAAGACTTTTGTGTTTGGACAGCAGCCGCAGGATAGCCAGCCGGCACCTCCCGCTGCACCTCCTGCTGCACCTGCCCCAGCACAGCCTTTTCAGTTTGGCTCGGGCACAAACTCCTCCTCCCCTGCTTTTACTTTTGGTGCTGCTGCGTCCTCCACCTCAGCCTCTAACG ctccagctccacctgccaACCCTTCTCCATTTGTCTTCAGTTCTGCCACACCTCAATCTGGCTTTGGCTCTGGACAGACTCCCATCTTTGGACAAAGCGCATCTCAACCCAGTGTTCCTGCATTTGCGTCAGCAGCACCTTCATTCTCCGCAACTGCTTCCCCAGCTTCTGCTTTCGGAGCTACACCCAGTTCTGCTCCTGTATTCGGTCAGCAAGCCAACCCTGCACCTACGTTTGGATCTACTGCTTCCTCCACCGGCCAAG GAGGTTTCCAGTTTGGAAGCACTGGTGGATTTGGAGCATCAGGAAACAACAATAGTGTGTTTGCCTTTGGAGCCGGATCAGCAGCTCCGGCAACTCCTGCCGCCAGTCCTGCCATGCCTGCTTTAAATCCTCCCTCTGGTGGGGGCTTCAGCTTTGGTCAGCCCCCTGCTTTTAACATTGG GTCAGGAAAGAGTCCTTTCACTGCAACACCATCTGGGCAGAATTCAATCGCTGGACGCAAAATCAAAACTGCTGTTCGACGCAGGAAGTAA